A genomic window from Elaeis guineensis isolate ETL-2024a chromosome 3, EG11, whole genome shotgun sequence includes:
- the LOC140856584 gene encoding chalcone synthase-like has translation MANIQSIRKAQRANGPATIMAIGTANPPHAVDQSTYPDFYFRITKNEHKVELKEKFKRICEKSMIKKRYMYLTEDVLKENPNMCAYMASSLDARQDILVEEVPKLGKEAAVKALKEWGRPKSNITHLVVCSTSGVDMPGADYQLIRLLGLNPSVKRVMLYHQGCFAGGTVLRIAKDLAENNKGARVLVVCSEITVVTFRGTDDIHFDNLVGQALFADGAAALIVGADPMPDVERPLFEMASAAQLILPDSEGAIEGHLREVGLTFHLLNQVPTIISKNIEKSLEEAFQPLGISDWNSLFWIAHPGGPAILDAFESKLKLKPEKLRATRHVLSEYGNMSSACVFFIMDEMRKWSAEEGKGTTGEGLDWGVLYGFGPGLTMETVVLKSMAI, from the exons ATGGCCAACATCCAGTCCATCCGCAAGGCACAGAGGGCCAACGGCCCAGCAACGATCATGGCCATCGGAACCGCCAACCCTCCTCATGCCGTCGACCAGAGCACCTACCCCGACTTCTACTTTCGAATCACCAAAAATGAGCACAAGGTCGAGCTGAAAGAGAAGTTCAAGCGCATAT GTGAGAAATCCATGATCAAGAAACGGTACATGTACCTCACCGAGGATGTTCTCAAGGAGAACCCAAATATGTGTGCCTACATGGCATCCTCTCTCGATGCCCGTCAGGACATCCTGGTGGAGGAGGTGCCGAAGCTGGGGAAGGAGGCAGCCGTGAAGGCTCTCAAGGAGTGGGGTCGTCCCAAGTCCAACATCACCCACCTTGTTGTTTGCTCCACTAGTGGCGTCGACATGCCTGGAGCAGACTACCAGCTCATTAGGCTCCTCGGTCTCAACCCATCTGTCAAACGAGTCATGCTCTATCACCAGGGTTGCTTTGCCGGAGGAACCGTGCTCCGCATTGCTAAGGACCTTGCTGAGAACAACAAGGGTGCTCGTGTGCTTGTCGTATGCTCCGAGATCACTGTCGTCACCTTCCGAGGCACCGACGACATCCACTTCGACAATCTCGTAGGCCAGGCTCTCTTCGCCGATGGTGCAGCAGCACTCATCGTCGGAGCTGATCCAATGCCAGATGTTGAGAGGCCACTCTTTGAAATGGCTTCAGCGGCACAATTAATATTGCCAGACAGTGAAGGGGCCATCGAAGGGCACCTTAGGGAAGTGGGCCTCACCTTCCACCTTCTCAACCAAGTCCCCACCATTATCTCTAAGAACATCGAGAAGAGCCTGGAGGAGGCATTCCAGCCATTGGGTATCTCCGACTGGAATTCTTTGTTCTGGATTGCGCACCCTGGTGGTCCGGCCATACTTGATGCATTTGAGTCGAAATTGAAGCTGAAGCCAGAGAAGCTACGAGCAACACGGCACGTGCTTAGTGAGTATGGAAATATGTCGAGCGCTTGTGTGTTCTTCATAATGGACGAGATGAGGAAGTGGTCTGCGGAGGAAGGAAAAGGAACCACCGGAGAGGGGCTTGATTGGGGAGTGCTCTATGGATTCGGTCCAGGGCTCACTATGGAGACTGTTGTCCTCAAAAGTATGGCTATCTAG